The nucleotide sequence GATTGCTGCGCGCTGCCGCTGACCCAGGCCACGACCGATCCGCGTGCCCTGCCGACCGGCACCGCCGTCGGCCGCGACAACGACCAGGTCAACAATGACGTGATGCCGTTCGTGCGGCAGAAGAATGCCGGCGCGGCACTGACCGCGCGGATCGCGCTGGGCCGGCACACCTTGACCAGCATCACCGGCTGGCGCCGCTTCGACAACGACAGCGACGTGGACCTGGACGACACCCCGGCGCAGCTGGTCACGCGCAACTTCAACATCGAGTCCAGCCGCACCTTCACCCAGGAACTGCGGCTGGCCTCGCCCACCCACACCGCGTTCGACTATCTGCTGGGCGCGTACTACTTCGACGGTGCGGTCCACAATTCGCTGGACCGGCGCGGGCTCAACATCGGCGCGACCACCGGCATCGCGGCCGATGGCCACGTGGTACCGCGCATGCCCGGCGACCAGGCGGTGCTGGCCGGGCATTCGGACGTGGACAGCCGCAATGCCGCGCTGTTCGGGCAGGCCAACTGGCGACCGCGCGAACGCCTGACCCTGACCGCCGGCCTGCGCCTGCTCACCGAGCGCCAGCAGCTGCGCTTCGTGCGGCCGCAGGACGCGCGCTTCAACGGTGCCGACCAACCCGCCACGCTGCCGGCGTTCGGGCCGGTCAGCGGCCGCTACCGCGACAGCGCCAGTATCGGCCGGCTCAGTGCGAGCTATGCGTTCACGCCGGTGGTCACCGGGTATCTGGCTTGGGGCACCGGCTACAAGGGCGAAGGCCTGGCCGCCACGCTGGGTCTGACCGCGGCCCAGTTCGCGCAGCTGCCCGCGCCTGCCGAAACGTCTGAACTGTTCGAGGCCGGACTGAAAAGCACCTTGTTCGACAACGCACTGATGCTGAACCTCACCGGCTTCCGCACCCGCATCGACGACTACCAGGCGCAGACCTACAGCGCGACGCAGGGGCTGTTCCTGCTGACCAGCGCCGGCGGCGTGGCCATCGACGGGGTGGAGCTGGAATTCATTGCGCGCCCGCACGCGTACTTCAGCCTCAGCGGCGGGGTGACCTGGCTGGACGCGCGCTTCGATGGCGTGCCCAATGGCCCCTGCTACACCGGCCAGACCGCCGCGCAGGGCTGCCTGCCGACCGGCAACGGCGGTGCGTTCGTGCAGAACCTGGACGGCAAGCAGTTCATGAACGCGCCGCGCTGGCGCAGCGTACTGGGCGCGCGTTACGACGCGCCGCTGACCGCGAAGATGGATGTGTATGTCCAGGCAGACTACCGCTGGCAGGACGCAGTGGTGTTCGACATCAGCCAGAACCCACGGATGACCCAGCGCGCGTACGGCATCGCCGACCTGTCGGCGGGCCTGATCTTTGCTGATGGCAAGGTCGAACTGGGTGTGTACGTGCACAACCTGGCCGACACCCGCCATGCCGCCAACATCATGCCGGTGAGCACCGCCGGTGGTGCCAACGCGTATGCGCAGCAACTGCCGGGAGACTTCCGCCGACGTGCCGGCCTCAGCCTGCGCATGAACTTCTGACGATGGCGCCGATCGATTTCGCGGTGTTGGCTGCCTACCTGATCGGCACGCTGCTGATCGGCCTGCGCTACGCCGGACGCAACCGGCGCTCGCGCGACATGTTCGCCGCCGGCGGACGCTCGCCGTGGTGGGTGTCCGGGTTGAGCGGGTTCATGACCCTCAAGTCGGCCGGCACCTTCGTGGTCTGGGGCGGGCTGGCCTATCGCGAGGGCGTGGTCGCCATTGCGATCAACACCTGCATCGGCGTTGCCGGACTGCTGGTCGGCAGCCTCGTCGCCGGGCGCTGGCGGCGCACGGGGGTGACCACGCCGGCCGAATTCGTGCAGCTGCGGTTCGGACCGCAGGCGGTGCAGCTGTACACCTGGGCGATGATGGGCATGCGCATCGTGTCCACCGGGGTGGCGCTGTACGCGTTGTCGGTGATGCTGGTGGCGCTGGTACCGCTGGAACCGGGCCACCTGCTGCGCGACGACGCCACCGGGCATCTTTCACTGGCGGTGGCGATCGGTGTGTTCGGCGCGGTGGTGGTGGCCTACACCGTCACCGGCGGGTTGTGGGCGGTGCTGATGACCGACGTGCTGCAGTTCATCGTGCTGCAGCTCGCGGTGCTGTTCGTGATTCCGCTGCTGTGGTGGCAGCTGCACAGCGGCGTGCCGCTGGCACCGGTACCGGAGACCTTCTTCCAGCCCTTCTCCAGCCAGTACACGCTGTGGTTCATGGCCGGCTGGGTGGCGGTGCACTTCTTCCTGGTCGGCGCGGAATGGGCGTTCGCACAGCGCTACATCTGCGTGCCGACCGAGCGCGACGCGCGTTGGAGCGCGTGGTTGTTCGGCGTGCTGTACCTGGTCAGTCCCACCCTGTGGCTGACCCCGCCGCTGCTGTACCGCATGCTGCAACCAGACGCCGACCCCGAGCAGGCCTACATCCTGGCCAGCCAGCTGGTGCTGCCGGCCGGCATGCTGGGCCTGATGATGGCGGCGATGTTCTCGGCCACGGCGAGTGCGATCAGCGGGCAGATCAACGTGTTCGCCGGCGTGCTCACCGAGCAGTTCTACCGGCGCCTGCGCCCGGAGGCGAGCGAGCGCCGACTGGTGGCTGCCGGGCGCCTGTTCGCCCTGCTGATCGGCGCGGCGTTGATCGCGGTGG is from Stenotrophomonas bentonitica and encodes:
- a CDS encoding TonB-dependent receptor, with amino-acid sequence MPWRSLEMALFTVLAQPAAAVVAREDPSARATPSVTALDRITVTAQHREENVQRIALAVSVVDGQALQRRQAVDISRLQALVPSVTFSAGNELRNNAIRIRGVGTDVFSTGVEPSIATVVDGVVLQRPGAAFSDLLDVERVEVLRGPQGTLFGKNASAGVIQVITRAPDFERRSGALSALLAQDNEQRLEAAVSGPLSEQLAYRLAAFERSRDGDAENLRDGRTFNDQRAYGVRGKLQWRSADRRSDVTLSADVSRLDADCCALPLTQATTDPRALPTGTAVGRDNDQVNNDVMPFVRQKNAGAALTARIALGRHTLTSITGWRRFDNDSDVDLDDTPAQLVTRNFNIESSRTFTQELRLASPTHTAFDYLLGAYYFDGAVHNSLDRRGLNIGATTGIAADGHVVPRMPGDQAVLAGHSDVDSRNAALFGQANWRPRERLTLTAGLRLLTERQQLRFVRPQDARFNGADQPATLPAFGPVSGRYRDSASIGRLSASYAFTPVVTGYLAWGTGYKGEGLAATLGLTAAQFAQLPAPAETSELFEAGLKSTLFDNALMLNLTGFRTRIDDYQAQTYSATQGLFLLTSAGGVAIDGVELEFIARPHAYFSLSGGVTWLDARFDGVPNGPCYTGQTAAQGCLPTGNGGAFVQNLDGKQFMNAPRWRSVLGARYDAPLTAKMDVYVQADYRWQDAVVFDISQNPRMTQRAYGIADLSAGLIFADGKVELGVYVHNLADTRHAANIMPVSTAGGANAYAQQLPGDFRRRAGLSLRMNF
- a CDS encoding sodium:solute symporter family transporter; the encoded protein is MAPIDFAVLAAYLIGTLLIGLRYAGRNRRSRDMFAAGGRSPWWVSGLSGFMTLKSAGTFVVWGGLAYREGVVAIAINTCIGVAGLLVGSLVAGRWRRTGVTTPAEFVQLRFGPQAVQLYTWAMMGMRIVSTGVALYALSVMLVALVPLEPGHLLRDDATGHLSLAVAIGVFGAVVVAYTVTGGLWAVLMTDVLQFIVLQLAVLFVIPLLWWQLHSGVPLAPVPETFFQPFSSQYTLWFMAGWVAVHFFLVGAEWAFAQRYICVPTERDARWSAWLFGVLYLVSPTLWLTPPLLYRMLQPDADPEQAYILASQLVLPAGMLGLMMAAMFSATASAISGQINVFAGVLTEQFYRRLRPEASERRLVAAGRLFALLIGAALIAVAWCVPRMGGAEKIVLTLTGMLLGPLMAPTIWGLLSGRIGTHTVFATAGISFSIGVLVRLGMDLGWFADSAPARWIQANPRLTDVLVGAVLPVVILSISHVIAKGPAPQWQRVRARIDAYAPTPMTTVDANDHAPARTVAISLTVTGVLTLVLIAFNDSGRTALLMFGAILLLIAAVAWRRVVRQLRAQHPG